One Endozoicomonas gorgoniicola DNA window includes the following coding sequences:
- a CDS encoding LysR family transcriptional regulator: MNLSRLNLNLLPGLKALLDTQSVSKAAQVMHVTQSAMSRTLGQLREALNDPILIRSGNHIYLSEKALSLHEEVNRVVHAANSIFENQQFDPTTTERHFRIATGHMVLEEVMPGIIHKIWRQAPHFTFELLALHPGLTVSNGKIDIMVGYIGEPEEGLSGYQLMKEQVCLVVCEDHPLAREPLSQERLLQFPFIMQKNDQNTHQIMNDYIRSLSDKVKVRAFAPSIMGCMNLVKGTDSVFLATGSVKTFARSLEGVVVLKVPMDVPEVYYSMVWPEYWALNRAHRWLREFIRDDLTAFIQARQIARFPQREPKGAN; the protein is encoded by the coding sequence ATGAATCTATCCCGACTGAATCTGAATCTGTTACCAGGCCTCAAAGCATTGCTGGATACACAAAGTGTTTCCAAGGCTGCACAGGTGATGCATGTGACCCAGTCTGCCATGAGCCGTACGCTGGGCCAGTTGCGTGAAGCCCTTAATGACCCGATTCTGATTCGCAGTGGAAACCATATCTATCTGTCTGAAAAAGCCCTGAGCCTGCATGAAGAGGTCAATCGAGTAGTTCATGCTGCCAACAGCATTTTTGAGAACCAGCAGTTTGATCCCACCACGACAGAGCGACACTTTCGTATTGCGACCGGTCACATGGTGCTGGAAGAGGTTATGCCTGGCATTATTCACAAAATCTGGCGGCAGGCACCTCACTTTACCTTTGAGCTGTTGGCTCTGCATCCCGGACTAACGGTAAGTAACGGCAAAATTGACATAATGGTGGGCTACATTGGTGAACCGGAAGAAGGTTTGTCGGGCTACCAGTTAATGAAAGAGCAGGTTTGTCTGGTCGTGTGTGAAGATCATCCGTTAGCCCGTGAGCCGTTATCTCAGGAACGGTTGTTGCAGTTTCCGTTTATTATGCAGAAGAATGACCAGAATACACATCAGATAATGAACGACTACATTCGTTCATTAAGCGATAAGGTTAAAGTTCGTGCGTTTGCTCCCAGCATTATGGGCTGTATGAATCTGGTAAAAGGCACCGACAGTGTTTTTCTGGCGACCGGCTCCGTTAAAACCTTTGCCCGGAGTCTGGAGGGTGTGGTGGTACTCAAAGTGCCGATGGATGTTCCGGAAGTGTATTACAGTATGGTATGGCCAGAGTACTGGGCATTAAACCGCGCACACCGATGGTTGCGGGAATTTATTCGGGACGATCTGACGGCATTTATTCAAGCTCGTCAGATCGCCAGGTTTCCAC
- a CDS encoding LacI family DNA-binding transcriptional regulator: MKLEELARLAGVSKATASIILNGRAEQYRISKLTQERVTALAEKYYYIANVQAAGLRNHTSRLIALIVPELTHQGFASYARALELRLRELGYHLLVSCSEDDPEVEACALRALIGHQVDAIVTASCLNSDQTYQRLTDNCIPVILIDRKIPDSSYPCIISNDLDTSLQLTSLLLESSQQQPVYLGGVPGMCNSLNRLHGYRKVLDNAGIDVNEDYIFHHSYTAEAGYGMMTDYFSQHHALPENLLTASFTLMEGVLSFVREHYALLPEALNWATLGDNMILDLLPFSIHSAPQGYTSMAEHTIHLLLSGLAGDSEQQAIVLSRDIIRR; the protein is encoded by the coding sequence ATGAAACTGGAAGAACTGGCACGTCTGGCAGGTGTTTCCAAAGCAACAGCCAGTATAATTCTGAATGGTCGTGCTGAGCAGTATCGCATCAGCAAGTTGACACAGGAAAGAGTGACGGCTCTGGCAGAAAAGTACTATTACATTGCCAATGTCCAGGCGGCTGGTCTGCGTAATCATACCAGTCGGCTGATCGCCCTGATCGTTCCTGAACTCACACATCAGGGCTTTGCCAGTTATGCCAGAGCCCTTGAACTGCGACTCAGGGAACTGGGCTATCACCTTCTGGTAAGCTGTTCAGAAGATGATCCAGAAGTAGAAGCCTGTGCGCTTCGCGCCCTGATTGGACATCAGGTTGATGCCATCGTCACCGCCAGCTGCCTCAACAGTGACCAGACGTACCAAAGACTCACTGATAACTGCATCCCAGTCATCCTGATAGACCGGAAAATTCCGGACAGCAGCTATCCCTGTATCATCAGTAACGATCTGGACACATCGCTTCAGCTGACATCACTGCTACTGGAGTCCAGCCAGCAGCAACCTGTCTACCTTGGCGGTGTTCCGGGCATGTGCAACAGCCTGAACCGTCTGCATGGCTACCGGAAAGTGTTAGATAACGCCGGCATAGACGTTAACGAAGATTATATTTTTCACCACAGTTACACGGCTGAAGCTGGCTATGGAATGATGACGGACTATTTCAGCCAGCATCATGCACTACCGGAAAACCTGCTAACGGCTTCATTTACCTTGATGGAAGGTGTTTTGTCCTTTGTTCGGGAACACTATGCTTTATTACCAGAAGCCCTGAACTGGGCAACGCTTGGTGATAACATGATTCTTGACCTGTTGCCATTTTCCATCCACTCCGCCCCACAGGGTTATACGTCAATGGCAGAACACACCATTCACCTGTTGCTGTCCGGTCTTGCTGGCGATTCGGAACAGCAGGCAATTGTCCTGTCCCGTGACATAATCCGGCGCTGA
- a CDS encoding PTS sugar transporter subunit IIA, protein MDHLLKSHIFLRQFAPNKYRALKQACLKLIEAGMVEPGYFHGMCRRELLSSTYLDNGIAVPHGVPGSRSEINNSGMIIMQFPEGVDWGDNNRAFLLCALAANGKEHLTMLSQLACSLDDTELCRKLAVTKQVDQIYQSITRFC, encoded by the coding sequence ATGGATCACTTATTAAAGTCGCATATATTTTTGCGTCAATTTGCGCCGAACAAATACAGGGCTCTTAAACAGGCTTGCCTGAAACTGATTGAGGCAGGTATGGTTGAACCTGGCTATTTTCACGGAATGTGCAGGCGTGAGCTACTGTCGTCTACCTACCTGGATAATGGAATTGCGGTACCGCATGGGGTGCCAGGCAGTCGTTCAGAGATAAACAACAGTGGTATGATTATTATGCAGTTTCCAGAGGGGGTAGACTGGGGGGATAACAATCGAGCCTTTCTTCTTTGCGCCCTGGCTGCTAATGGAAAGGAGCATTTAACAATGCTCAGTCAGCTTGCCTGTTCTCTGGATGATACGGAATTGTGTCGTAAACTGGCGGTGACCAAACAGGTAGACCAGATTTACCAGTCGATTACCAGGTTCTGTTAA